Proteins encoded within one genomic window of Synechococcus sp. PCC 7335:
- a CDS encoding ATP-binding cassette domain-containing protein → MDHSSTTLLAGPYIELNNRKQTLRFDLTQSVHRLGRDSIWADLVVPSQGWGVISGRHIVFTKEDKYYRIQDGDGHSKPSTNGLFISHTRVTMQPGMVLRKNVQFQIGQNPQNMILMNYVVQPSAPITAEPRQMKVTLRELDATVALGREPAAVTNAVTMTLDAPSVSRYHASIQREGPRYVLRDRSTNGTYVNRHRLTQPYALQDGDIIQIGPFTLLLRNEVLEIFDRGDQLRLDALNLVRSVNYAKTQKTILNDVSLAIEPGQLVAIVGGSGAGKSTLMKTLLGIAPTTSGTVLLNGDDLRQNFDLYRAEIGYVPQDDIVHYNLTVEEVLSYACELRLPPDTDIPAAVTRTLEQVKLSHVRHTLISQLSGGQRKRVSIAVELLANPKLFFLDEPTSGLDPGLDKKMMALLRELADQGRTIVLVTHATSNLEVCDRIVFMGSGGQLCYFGPPKAAMTFFEAPEADFKYFADIYIKLDEGNSDEERAKNVQYWSQKFKHSPDYTQYVQSVLSTANNPTQSEKPKRQKMSSWRQWLILGRRYLKLVGRDRFSLLLLFLTGPIGVLLIRLALQAEDPLAEPPSPVDPAQGPLALQVLFVFTCATIWVGLSGTAQTIVKEANIYLRERLVNLRLIPYLSSKFSIHAGLAIVQTALLVLVILLSFEAPQPDLLPWSLGLLVTSFLTLLASTSLGLMISAFVSNPTQANSTLPLILIPQIVFSGILFKLEGASRIVSWIMISRWSIGAYAASLDVNQMAPEPVSGMVSIFESTATYEATWENLMLNWGILCVHSLVYLSASLWQQKQKDIL, encoded by the coding sequence ATGGATCATTCATCTACTACGCTGCTTGCTGGGCCTTATATCGAACTAAATAATCGTAAGCAGACGCTGCGATTTGACCTAACCCAATCGGTTCACCGTCTAGGTAGAGATAGCATTTGGGCAGATCTAGTAGTGCCTTCTCAGGGCTGGGGCGTGATTTCTGGGCGGCATATCGTTTTTACGAAAGAGGATAAGTACTACCGTATTCAAGATGGTGATGGACACTCGAAACCGAGTACCAACGGTCTGTTTATCAGTCATACGCGGGTGACGATGCAGCCAGGAATGGTTCTACGTAAGAATGTCCAGTTTCAGATTGGTCAGAATCCCCAGAACATGATTTTGATGAATTATGTTGTGCAGCCGAGCGCGCCGATCACCGCAGAGCCCAGACAGATGAAAGTAACCTTGCGAGAGCTAGATGCGACGGTAGCACTAGGTCGTGAGCCTGCAGCAGTCACTAATGCGGTGACAATGACGCTAGATGCGCCTTCGGTCTCTCGCTATCATGCGTCGATCCAGCGAGAAGGGCCGAGGTATGTTTTACGCGATCGCAGCACCAACGGCACCTATGTCAATCGCCATCGCCTCACCCAGCCTTACGCCTTACAAGACGGAGACATTATTCAAATTGGTCCATTCACGCTGCTGCTGCGTAATGAAGTCCTAGAGATATTCGACCGAGGCGATCAGCTTCGCCTAGATGCGTTGAATCTAGTGCGCAGCGTGAACTATGCCAAGACACAGAAAACAATTCTCAATGATGTTTCTCTCGCTATTGAGCCAGGACAGTTAGTGGCGATCGTCGGTGGTAGCGGTGCAGGCAAGTCAACGCTGATGAAAACGCTGCTAGGCATTGCCCCTACAACCTCCGGCACAGTGCTCTTAAACGGGGATGACCTACGCCAGAACTTCGATCTATACCGCGCCGAAATTGGCTATGTCCCCCAAGACGATATTGTTCATTACAATCTCACGGTAGAAGAAGTTCTCTCCTATGCCTGCGAATTGCGCTTGCCACCTGATACAGATATTCCAGCAGCGGTCACTCGCACCCTAGAACAAGTCAAACTTAGTCACGTTCGACATACCCTCATCTCGCAGCTTAGCGGTGGCCAAAGGAAGCGAGTCAGTATCGCCGTAGAGCTGCTAGCAAATCCAAAGTTGTTCTTTCTCGATGAGCCAACATCAGGACTCGATCCAGGATTAGACAAAAAGATGATGGCACTTTTACGAGAGTTGGCTGATCAGGGTCGAACCATTGTATTGGTAACGCACGCGACCTCTAATCTAGAGGTGTGCGATCGCATTGTTTTTATGGGTAGTGGCGGCCAGCTTTGTTACTTTGGCCCACCCAAAGCGGCAATGACTTTTTTCGAAGCTCCCGAAGCCGATTTCAAGTATTTTGCCGATATCTATATCAAGCTCGACGAAGGAAACAGCGATGAAGAACGTGCTAAAAATGTTCAATACTGGTCGCAAAAGTTCAAACATTCGCCAGATTATACGCAATATGTTCAATCGGTTCTGAGCACCGCCAACAATCCAACCCAGTCCGAGAAACCCAAGAGACAGAAGATGTCTTCTTGGCGGCAGTGGCTAATTCTGGGGCGGCGATATTTGAAACTGGTGGGACGCGATCGATTCAGTCTACTCCTACTCTTTTTAACTGGACCTATTGGGGTATTGCTTATCCGCCTAGCCCTTCAAGCAGAAGATCCGCTGGCCGAACCGCCTAGCCCTGTGGATCCAGCCCAGGGGCCATTGGCTTTGCAGGTATTGTTCGTCTTCACCTGCGCCACCATCTGGGTCGGACTTTCTGGCACCGCCCAAACCATCGTCAAAGAAGCCAATATCTACCTGCGAGAGCGTCTGGTCAATCTTCGCCTCATTCCTTATCTAAGCTCCAAATTCTCTATCCACGCCGGACTTGCCATCGTCCAAACTGCTCTACTCGTTCTAGTTATTCTCCTCAGCTTTGAAGCACCCCAGCCCGACTTACTACCGTGGAGCCTCGGCTTACTAGTAACCAGTTTTCTGACGCTATTAGCGAGTACCAGCCTAGGCTTGATGATTTCTGCTTTTGTCAGCAACCCAACCCAGGCAAACAGCACCCTACCGCTAATCCTCATTCCTCAGATTGTCTTTTCCGGCATCCTGTTCAAATTAGAAGGTGCTTCGAGAATCGTCTCTTGGATTATGATCAGCCGCTGGTCAATTGGAGCCTATGCCGCAAGCTTAGATGTCAATCAGATGGCACCTGAACCTGTCAGCGGAATGGTCTCTATCTTTGAAAGTACCGCCACCTATGAGGCCACGTGGGAAAACCTGATGCTGAACTGGGGAATCTTATGTGTCCATAGTTTGGTATACCTAAGCGCTAGCTTGTGGCAACAGAAGCAGAAAGATATTTTGTAG
- a CDS encoding serine/threonine protein kinase: protein MSSEDLPENVTEERLGDTPLILLSNRYRVLNVLGDGGFGKTFLVEDTHMPSNRRCVLKQLKPVHEKPEIAQMVKDRFEREAATLEHLGEAHDQIPRLYAYFQEGGEFYLVEEWVEGVTLTQKVQREGPQSEKTVQAVVANLLGAIAYIHSQKMVHRDIKPDNIILRARDGKPVLIDFGAVKETMKTVINSGEQSTHSIVVGTPGYMPSEQMSGRPIYASDIYSLGMSAIYMLTGKIPQELMTNPQTGSLDWREYAPTVSNGFANFLDCATHVSPQSRFATVQDMQSVLNTLMMSQMGTEMSAPTAGQTTSASHSTQTVVSSAPFVPTPATTHPTISDTIAVSPLGSNTTGQPGSMPYPSGSYPSAPYQSAPYPVTNQMPSQGSSQSSSQWKGAVIVGGMVGFSILIGALVVTQQIPGFSNREDDTADTVVEAIDETSTPDETSDETSTPDEPPAPTPAPVAPPTAAPTPAPPAAAPNANGSVVGQTGSKNVRAGAGTNFAVVDTVQVGDRIRVVNRTNDAGGFPWYQILTPSGAQGWIAGQLIQIDGDAAPPSTPTPQPPPSPTPTPVDRTNATIVSTEAGSKNIRSGPGTNYSVRHIAYPGDRIIIQTSSTDSGGYTWYKVTFPKSGAEGWIAAQLVQRD from the coding sequence ATGTCTTCAGAGGATTTGCCAGAGAACGTTACCGAAGAACGACTAGGTGATACACCTCTAATTTTGCTTAGCAATCGGTATCGGGTGCTCAATGTACTAGGTGATGGCGGCTTCGGTAAGACTTTTCTGGTAGAAGATACGCATATGCCGTCAAATCGGCGATGCGTGCTCAAGCAGCTCAAGCCAGTGCACGAGAAGCCTGAAATAGCACAGATGGTGAAGGACCGCTTTGAAAGAGAGGCGGCGACGCTTGAGCATCTAGGAGAGGCACACGATCAAATTCCGCGGCTGTATGCTTATTTTCAGGAGGGCGGCGAGTTTTACCTGGTAGAAGAATGGGTAGAGGGCGTGACGCTTACTCAAAAGGTGCAGCGCGAAGGACCGCAGAGTGAGAAGACGGTGCAGGCGGTGGTGGCAAATTTACTGGGTGCGATCGCCTACATCCACAGCCAAAAGATGGTTCACCGCGATATCAAACCGGACAACATTATTCTTAGAGCTAGAGATGGCAAGCCGGTCCTGATCGACTTTGGTGCGGTCAAAGAAACTATGAAAACCGTCATCAACAGCGGTGAACAAAGCACGCACTCTATTGTGGTAGGTACTCCTGGCTATATGCCCAGCGAACAGATGTCGGGTCGCCCCATCTATGCCAGCGACATCTATAGCCTGGGAATGAGCGCTATCTACATGCTCACTGGCAAGATTCCGCAGGAGTTGATGACTAATCCACAAACTGGTTCATTGGACTGGAGAGAATATGCACCGACTGTCAGTAACGGATTCGCCAACTTTCTAGACTGTGCTACCCACGTCAGCCCGCAGAGCCGTTTTGCCACCGTGCAAGATATGCAGTCCGTGCTCAATACGCTGATGATGAGTCAGATGGGTACTGAGATGTCTGCGCCAACTGCTGGGCAGACCACTAGCGCCTCTCATTCGACTCAAACAGTAGTCTCCTCAGCGCCGTTTGTGCCTACCCCAGCCACGACGCACCCGACTATCTCTGATACTATCGCTGTCTCGCCGCTTGGCTCTAACACCACTGGTCAACCTGGCTCTATGCCCTATCCAAGTGGCTCCTACCCCAGCGCGCCATACCAAAGTGCCCCTTATCCAGTAACCAATCAGATGCCCTCGCAGGGGTCTTCCCAATCGTCTTCTCAATGGAAAGGGGCAGTGATTGTTGGCGGAATGGTAGGCTTTAGCATCTTGATAGGGGCGCTGGTCGTCACCCAGCAGATACCTGGTTTTTCTAATCGAGAGGATGACACTGCTGATACGGTCGTAGAAGCAATAGACGAAACATCTACCCCAGATGAGACATCAGATGAGACATCTACCCCAGACGAGCCGCCTGCACCTACGCCTGCACCCGTCGCACCTCCCACTGCAGCGCCTACACCTGCTCCTCCGGCTGCGGCTCCGAATGCGAACGGTTCTGTCGTTGGACAAACAGGGAGTAAAAATGTACGAGCAGGGGCTGGGACTAACTTTGCAGTTGTTGATACGGTGCAGGTGGGCGATCGCATCCGAGTTGTGAATCGGACAAATGATGCTGGTGGCTTTCCCTGGTACCAGATTCTGACGCCTTCTGGCGCACAAGGGTGGATTGCTGGACAGCTAATTCAGATTGATGGTGATGCCGCACCGCCTTCTACTCCGACGCCTCAGCCACCACCTAGTCCGACGCCAACTCCTGTCGATCGAACCAATGCAACCATCGTCAGTACAGAAGCAGGCAGTAAGAATATTCGCTCTGGGCCAGGAACTAATTATTCAGTTCGGCATATTGCCTATCCAGGCGATCGCATTATCATTCAAACCAGCTCTACCGACTCAGGTGGCTACACCTGGTACAAAGTCACTTTTCCAAAGTCGGGCGCGGAAGGGTGGATTGCTGCTCAACTAGTCCAGCGAGACTAG
- a CDS encoding D-alanyl-D-alanine carboxypeptidase family protein: protein MLSKLFHFLPNRYRQLLIATATAVAIPLIGLAVYFTFPQPPEPAATTPSAETSAEPESASKLTITPIQTDAEPVSPTPATDSDALTAIENPPQIEEYAAQYDNPLDTKFNHFPYDEAYGEDIVSIGKFTRESYEREEYLHYEAADAFEAMKAAAAADAIKLQAISGFRTIARQADLFEAQVAKLGSEAAAAKLSAPPGHSEHHTGYAVDIGDVTLPETDITYEFESTPAYSWLLANAGRFGFELSFPRDNQQGVSFEPWHWRYVGSENAQKVFSAQDQFLP from the coding sequence ATGCTCTCAAAGTTGTTTCACTTCCTGCCTAACCGCTATCGTCAGCTACTGATTGCTACGGCTACGGCAGTTGCCATTCCGCTGATCGGACTAGCAGTCTATTTCACCTTTCCACAGCCACCGGAACCGGCTGCTACAACACCTTCAGCAGAAACGAGCGCAGAGCCAGAGAGCGCTTCTAAGCTAACAATCACCCCGATTCAGACTGACGCTGAGCCCGTTAGTCCGACGCCCGCTACAGATAGTGATGCGCTAACAGCTATCGAGAACCCACCGCAGATAGAAGAGTACGCAGCTCAATACGACAACCCGCTAGATACTAAATTCAACCACTTTCCCTACGACGAAGCCTACGGCGAAGATATTGTATCGATCGGGAAGTTTACCCGAGAGTCTTATGAACGCGAAGAATATCTGCACTACGAAGCCGCCGATGCCTTTGAAGCGATGAAAGCGGCCGCTGCTGCCGACGCTATCAAGCTTCAGGCAATCTCTGGCTTTCGAACCATTGCTCGCCAGGCGGATCTGTTCGAGGCACAAGTGGCCAAGCTCGGTAGCGAAGCCGCCGCCGCCAAACTCAGCGCTCCTCCTGGGCACAGCGAACACCACACGGGCTATGCCGTCGATATTGGCGATGTCACTCTGCCCGAGACCGACATTACCTATGAATTTGAGTCCACGCCTGCCTATAGCTGGCTGCTGGCTAACGCTGGGCGCTTTGGCTTTGAGCTGTCTTTTCCTAGAGACAATCAGCAAGGCGTCAGCTTCGAGCCCTGGCACTGGCGCTATGTCGGTTCTGAGAACGCTCAAAAGGTCTTCTCAGCACAAGATCAATTTCTACCCTAG
- the fabI gene encoding enoyl-ACP reductase FabI: MLDLTGKKALVTGIANNRSIAWGIAQQLHAAGAEIGVTYLPDEKGRAEKKVRDLTEPLNPSLFLPCNVQDDEQVNTLFSTIKDKWGSFDILIHCLAFANRDDLTGAFSDTSRAGFDLALSVSAYSLTRLAQGAKDLMPEGGSIVTLTYLGGVRVVPNYNVMGVAKAALEMSVRYLAADLGPQNIRVNGISAGPIRTLASSAIGGILDMIHHVEDTAPLRRTVTQIEVGNTAAFLCSDLSSGITGQVIYVDSGYATMGM, from the coding sequence ATGCTAGATCTGACCGGAAAGAAAGCCCTTGTCACCGGCATCGCCAACAATCGCTCGATTGCTTGGGGAATTGCCCAACAGCTCCACGCAGCCGGTGCAGAGATTGGCGTCACCTATCTCCCTGATGAAAAAGGCCGTGCTGAGAAGAAAGTTCGCGACCTCACCGAACCGCTTAACCCCAGTCTGTTTCTTCCTTGCAACGTTCAAGACGATGAGCAGGTCAACACACTTTTTAGCACTATCAAAGACAAGTGGGGCAGCTTCGATATCTTGATCCACTGTCTAGCCTTCGCCAACCGCGACGATCTCACCGGAGCTTTTAGCGATACGTCTCGCGCTGGATTTGACTTGGCCCTTAGCGTTAGCGCCTATTCCCTCACTCGCCTAGCTCAAGGTGCCAAAGACCTGATGCCAGAAGGCGGCAGCATCGTCACCTTGACCTATCTAGGCGGCGTGCGCGTCGTACCCAACTACAACGTCATGGGTGTAGCCAAAGCCGCGCTAGAGATGAGCGTTCGCTACCTTGCTGCTGATCTTGGTCCGCAAAATATTCGGGTCAATGGCATTTCGGCTGGTCCGATCCGAACGCTAGCCTCCTCAGCTATTGGCGGCATCCTCGATATGATCCATCACGTCGAAGACACCGCCCCCCTACGACGAACTGTGACCCAGATAGAAGTTGGTAATACGGCTGCGTTCTTATGCAGCGACCTATCTAGCGGCATTACCGGACAGGTAATCTACGTAGATTCTGGTTACGCGACGATGGGCATGTGA
- the polA gene encoding DNA polymerase I — MLVDGHSLAFRSYYAFARSRDGGLRTSTGIPTSVCFGFLKSLMDNLEAQKPDYAAITFDLSEPTFRHEITDTYKAGRAETPEEFTEDVENLKALLSAFQLPIFSLPGYEADDMIGTLAVRAKGKGYRVKILSGDQDLFQLIDPEEAIKVMYLSTTFGSKTSTTKEYGNAEVLEKLSILPSQVVDYKALCGDTSDNIPGVKGIGKKTAVKLLDTYGDLETIYASIDELKGAVKKRLETGKEDAAQSKQLAKIKTDVPLETDLETCKLEGFNPEDVIPALKQLELQHFVNRLSKLQASFGGESDYQPRPKAAPVPSDFPDDFEDPDLAFFSAEETDAVTSMGLDSVSIQPMVVTTDEQLKKLAKTLKAHTDTKQPVAWDTETNSIDPLEADLVGIGCCWGEGPTALAYIPVGHTAGEQLSMETVLSALKPILEDQQYPKVFQNAKYDRLVLRRAGVSLTGVVFDPMLASYVLNPENSHNLSDLALRYLELTTVSYTDLVPKGKTIGEVAIAEVAQYCGSDVHTTYRLVPLLKADLQEVPDLATLYTEVELPVEPVLAKMEATGIRIDKAYLNQFSKQLESDLAGIEKAAYDAAGEEFNLGSPKQLSELFFEKLGLDKRKSRKNKTGYSTDAATLEKLQGDHPVVDSVVEYRTLSKLKSTYVDALPALIRPNTGRVHTDFNQAITTTGRLSSSNPNLQNIPTRTAFSRQIRQAFLPKEGWQLVAADYSQIELRILAHLSEEPILIKTYREDEDVHRLTATLLFDKDKDEITVEERRMAKVINFGVIYGMGAARFAREMDIHRLDAKTFIDRFNQRYPNVFEYLQQMQREAIAYGYVKTIAGRRRYFNFTTRSLQALKGTDPTKIDLSSLRTNGYDAGLLRAAANAPIQGSSADIIKVAMIRLHELLKGYQANMLLQVHDELIFEVPPDEWEELQPKIEQTMEDAVSLAVPLKVEAQAGKNWMEAK; from the coding sequence ATGCTCGTAGATGGGCATTCGCTGGCCTTTCGCTCTTACTACGCATTTGCCCGTAGTCGCGATGGGGGCCTTAGAACCTCTACCGGGATTCCGACGAGTGTCTGTTTTGGCTTTTTGAAGTCCTTAATGGACAACCTCGAAGCGCAAAAGCCAGACTACGCAGCCATCACCTTTGACCTGTCAGAACCAACGTTTCGACACGAAATCACAGACACTTATAAGGCTGGGCGCGCTGAAACTCCAGAGGAATTTACTGAAGATGTTGAGAACCTAAAAGCGCTATTAAGTGCCTTTCAGCTCCCTATCTTTTCCCTGCCTGGCTACGAGGCCGACGATATGATCGGTACGTTAGCGGTGCGGGCGAAGGGAAAGGGCTACCGCGTCAAGATCTTAAGTGGGGACCAAGACCTTTTTCAGCTAATCGATCCTGAAGAGGCAATCAAGGTGATGTATCTAAGCACCACCTTTGGCAGCAAGACCAGCACGACTAAAGAGTATGGCAACGCTGAAGTCCTCGAAAAGCTCTCCATATTGCCCTCTCAGGTCGTTGACTATAAGGCGCTCTGTGGTGATACCTCAGATAACATTCCGGGGGTCAAGGGTATCGGGAAGAAAACGGCGGTCAAGCTTCTAGACACCTACGGCGATTTGGAAACGATCTACGCTTCGATTGACGAGCTGAAAGGGGCAGTGAAGAAGCGGTTGGAAACAGGTAAAGAAGATGCCGCCCAATCGAAGCAGCTAGCAAAGATCAAGACGGACGTACCTCTAGAAACAGATCTGGAAACCTGCAAGCTAGAGGGATTCAATCCTGAAGATGTGATTCCGGCCCTGAAGCAATTGGAGCTTCAACATTTTGTCAACCGATTGAGTAAGTTACAGGCGTCTTTTGGCGGTGAGTCTGACTATCAGCCAAGACCGAAGGCGGCTCCGGTTCCAAGCGATTTTCCAGATGATTTTGAAGATCCAGATTTAGCGTTCTTTAGCGCAGAAGAGACAGACGCTGTTACCAGTATGGGACTAGATTCCGTATCTATTCAGCCGATGGTGGTGACAACCGATGAGCAGTTGAAAAAGTTGGCTAAAACGCTGAAGGCTCACACTGATACTAAGCAGCCAGTGGCCTGGGATACGGAGACAAATTCAATTGATCCGCTAGAAGCTGATCTAGTCGGCATCGGCTGCTGCTGGGGAGAGGGGCCGACGGCTCTGGCCTACATTCCGGTAGGGCATACGGCAGGAGAGCAGCTCAGCATGGAGACTGTGCTGAGTGCGCTCAAGCCAATATTAGAAGATCAGCAGTATCCAAAGGTATTTCAGAATGCGAAGTATGATCGCTTGGTGCTACGGCGAGCAGGCGTGTCACTAACGGGCGTGGTGTTCGATCCAATGCTCGCTAGCTATGTGCTCAATCCTGAAAATAGTCATAACCTGTCGGACCTAGCCCTGAGATATCTAGAGCTGACAACGGTTAGCTATACGGATTTGGTTCCAAAAGGAAAGACGATTGGGGAAGTTGCGATCGCAGAAGTCGCCCAATACTGCGGCAGCGACGTTCATACGACCTATCGACTAGTACCCTTACTAAAAGCCGATCTTCAAGAAGTTCCTGATCTGGCAACGCTCTATACAGAGGTAGAGTTGCCGGTCGAACCTGTTCTAGCCAAGATGGAAGCCACTGGCATCCGAATCGACAAAGCGTATCTAAACCAATTTTCTAAACAATTAGAAAGCGACTTAGCAGGTATCGAGAAAGCGGCCTATGACGCAGCCGGAGAAGAGTTTAATCTCGGCTCGCCCAAGCAGCTTAGCGAACTATTTTTTGAAAAGCTCGGACTCGATAAGCGCAAATCTCGTAAGAACAAAACTGGCTACTCGACTGACGCAGCAACCTTGGAAAAGCTCCAAGGCGATCATCCCGTTGTCGATAGCGTGGTGGAATATCGCACGCTATCGAAGCTAAAGTCGACCTATGTAGATGCCTTACCAGCTTTGATTAGACCAAACACGGGCCGCGTACATACCGATTTCAATCAGGCTATCACTACTACAGGTCGGCTGTCTTCTTCTAATCCCAACTTACAAAATATCCCAACGCGCACGGCCTTTAGTCGCCAGATTCGTCAGGCTTTTTTACCGAAAGAGGGGTGGCAGCTAGTTGCAGCAGACTATTCTCAGATTGAGCTGCGAATCCTAGCGCATCTGAGCGAAGAGCCGATCTTGATCAAGACCTACAGAGAGGATGAAGACGTTCATAGGCTAACGGCGACACTGCTATTTGACAAAGACAAAGACGAGATCACCGTCGAGGAACGACGTATGGCGAAAGTCATCAACTTCGGTGTGATCTATGGCATGGGCGCGGCTCGCTTCGCGCGTGAGATGGATATTCATCGACTAGATGCGAAGACGTTTATTGATCGATTTAACCAGCGCTATCCAAATGTGTTCGAGTATCTGCAACAGATGCAGCGAGAGGCGATCGCATACGGATACGTCAAAACCATTGCTGGACGCCGCCGGTATTTCAACTTCACGACCCGTAGCTTGCAAGCTCTCAAAGGAACAGACCCTACGAAAATTGATCTAAGCAGCTTGCGGACGAACGGCTATGATGCTGGCTTACTTAGAGCCGCCGCTAATGCGCCTATCCAGGGTTCTAGTGCCGATATTATCAAGGTCGCAATGATTCGTTTGCACGAGCTGCTCAAGGGCTATCAGGCAAACATGCTATTGCAGGTGCATGACGAGCTAATCTTCGAAGTACCACCGGATGAATGGGAAGAATTGCAGCCAAAAATTGAGCAGACCATGGAAGATGCGGTTTCTTTGGCGGTCCCTTTGAAGGTAGAAGCGCAGGCTGGAAAGAACTGGATGGAGGCAAAGTAA
- a CDS encoding ribonuclease Z — protein MQITFLGTSSGVPTRSRNVSSVALRLPQRAEVWLFDCGESTQHQFLRSDFKSSQIRRIFVTHMHGDHIFGLPGLLASCGMAGTGQQQIDIYGPPDLGKYLESCRRYSKTQSSYPIKVHITEPGTVYEDEDYKVICQKLKHRIPAHGYRVEEKDRIGHFDVRRAATLGIPPGPLYGKLKRGEVITLADGRKVNGVDLCGPTILGRKFAYCTDTVFCESAIELASQVDVLVHEATFAHQDAELAYQRMHSTSTMAAQVALAAQVKQLIMTHFSPRYAPGNAIELDDLLAEAKAIFPNTLMAKDFLIYDIVRQGKKVQEKVAV, from the coding sequence TTGCAGATTACTTTTTTAGGAACCAGCTCAGGGGTCCCAACCCGGTCTCGTAACGTATCTAGTGTCGCCTTGCGTCTGCCGCAAAGAGCAGAGGTCTGGCTATTCGACTGTGGGGAAAGTACCCAGCATCAGTTTCTAAGGAGCGATTTTAAGTCCAGTCAAATTCGCCGAATCTTTGTTACTCATATGCATGGTGACCATATCTTTGGGTTGCCAGGTCTACTTGCGAGCTGCGGTATGGCGGGTACTGGGCAACAGCAAATCGACATTTACGGTCCACCTGATCTAGGTAAGTACTTAGAGTCCTGCCGCCGCTATTCCAAAACACAATCTTCCTACCCTATCAAGGTTCACATCACTGAACCTGGTACTGTCTATGAAGACGAGGACTACAAAGTCATTTGTCAAAAGTTAAAGCATCGCATCCCGGCCCACGGTTATCGGGTCGAAGAAAAAGACCGTATAGGCCACTTTGATGTGAGGCGAGCAGCTACGCTAGGCATTCCGCCTGGTCCCCTCTACGGCAAGCTCAAACGCGGCGAAGTGATCACGCTCGCTGACGGTCGCAAGGTAAATGGCGTAGACCTTTGCGGTCCCACTATTCTGGGACGTAAATTTGCTTACTGTACCGATACGGTTTTCTGTGAGAGCGCTATTGAGCTAGCAAGTCAAGTAGACGTTTTAGTTCACGAAGCGACCTTTGCTCATCAAGATGCCGAACTAGCCTACCAGCGTATGCACTCTACCTCTACTATGGCAGCACAGGTCGCTTTAGCTGCCCAGGTAAAGCAGCTAATCATGACTCACTTTAGTCCTCGATATGCTCCTGGGAATGCCATAGAGCTTGATGACTTGCTTGCAGAGGCTAAGGCAATCTTCCCAAATACGCTAATGGCCAAAGACTTTCTCATCTATGACATTGTGCGACAAGGTAAGAAAGTCCAAGAAAAAGTAGCTGTTTAG
- the cobU gene encoding bifunctional adenosylcobinamide kinase/adenosylcobinamide-phosphate guanylyltransferase has product MSITLITGPSRSGKSEWAEQLAARDAARNNRQVVYIATAKTTLNDTEWRSRIDQHRTRRPISWQTQEVPIALAEAILSSDRLNPQSCLLVDSLGTWLANLIEQDDASWEKSQIALIEALKQTDSEVILVAEETGWGIVPAYELGRRFRDRLGNLNRVIAQFSTEVYLVTSGYAINLKQLGTPVEGPAHQK; this is encoded by the coding sequence ATGTCTATTACACTGATCACCGGTCCTAGTCGCTCTGGGAAAAGCGAATGGGCCGAGCAACTCGCCGCTCGAGATGCCGCACGCAACAATCGGCAAGTGGTGTATATCGCAACGGCCAAAACGACATTGAACGATACAGAGTGGCGATCGCGCATAGATCAACACCGCACCCGCCGTCCCATATCATGGCAAACGCAAGAGGTACCAATTGCATTAGCAGAGGCAATCTTATCTAGTGATCGCCTTAACCCTCAATCTTGCTTGCTTGTAGATTCGTTGGGCACTTGGCTAGCCAATCTCATCGAACAAGATGATGCTAGCTGGGAAAAGTCGCAGATAGCGCTGATAGAGGCGTTGAAACAGACGGACTCAGAGGTGATTTTAGTAGCAGAAGAAACCGGGTGGGGAATAGTGCCTGCCTACGAGCTGGGAAGGAGGTTTCGCGATCGCCTAGGTAATCTCAATCGTGTGATCGCTCAGTTTTCTACTGAGGTCTATCTAGTGACAAGTGGCTATGCCATCAACCTCAAACAGCTAGGCACCCCTGTGGAGGGGCCTGCTCACCAGAAGTAG